The Cydia amplana chromosome 23, ilCydAmpl1.1, whole genome shotgun sequence genome includes a region encoding these proteins:
- the LOC134658678 gene encoding uncharacterized protein LOC134658678: MDPNFLLKDELEFELACRGVTIKSSVPVLKKLLRELMLGDTSGASGTGNKTVLGVSDKVTAELQTCASKLTVLSNYITEVVGKPDRNLFKRLVSRLYHVINRLSLVSSGSEAENEWQAELTQKAYSLLGKLEEQDDLTENEDLTEEDKKVLQETLGDVGQQIIVKLDSEREGTSKPKEVGLTKQVEEEARVNKGIDIREGQLGKAGSSRDKLIRTSTLDEDFSTRKLVPIAKWGIKFSGSNTSSVNAFIERVSELKEARNASDDDLWRCAIDFFEGDALIWYRANKEYAT; the protein is encoded by the exons ATGGATCcgaactttttactaaaagatgAGCTGGAATTTGAACTTGCGTGCCGTGGGGTTACCATTAAAAGTTCTGTACCGGTATTGAAGAAGCTTCTCAGAGAACTCATGTTAGGTGATACGTCGGGGGCCTCCGGGACAGGTAATAAGACGGTGTTAGGGGTCAGTGACAAAGTAACCGCCGAATTACAAACATGTGCATCGAAGTTAACAGTTTTGAGCAATTATATAACAGAAGTCGTAGGGAAGCCTGaccgaaatttatttaaaaggttgGTGTCCAGATTATATCATGTTATTAACAGGTTAAGTCTCGTATCGTCTGGTTCAGAAGCTGAAAATGAGTGGCAGGCAGAAttaacacaaaaagcatactcCCTCTTAGGTAAGTTGGAGGAACAAGATGATTTGACAGAAAATGAAGACTTAACAGAAGAGGACAAGAAAGTGCTGCAGGAGACATTAGGAGACGTAGGGCAGCAGATTATAGTAAAGTTAGACAGCGAAAGAGAAGGCACATCTAAGCCAAAGGAGGTAGGCCTAACCAAGCAGGTGGAAGAGGAGGCACGGGTTAATAAAGGTATAGACATTAGAGAAGGTCAGTTGGGGAAGGCGGGGAGTAGCAGAGATAAACTCATACGAACATCTACCCTCGATGAAGACTTTTCCACACGTAAGCTTGTGCCAATCGCAAAATGGGGAATAAAGTTTTCAGGGAGCAATACCTCGAGTGTAAACGCCTTTATTGAGCGGGTCAGTGAACTTAAGGAAGCAAGAAATGCGTCTGATGACGATCTATGGAGGTGTGCGATAGATTTCTTTGAGGGTGACGCGTTGATATGGTATAGGGCTAACAAGGAGTATGCCACTT AG